CGATCTGCGGCTTGACCGGCCAATTCGCGATGCCCTCGCGAATGGTGGCTTCGAGATGCGGCATGGTCGGCAGCATCAGGTCGAACGCGCGTCCCTCCGCTTGCAAGCGGCCGAGCGCCGCGCCGAACACGGCGAGGTGATGCCGGATCTCGCTGCGACGGCTGCCGGGTAGCACCAGAAGAACCGGCGGCTCACTGTTGCGCCGCGCCTGCTCCTCCGTGTTCGGCCGCAGCGAGCCCAATTGCTCGATCAGGGGGTGGCCGACATAGCTGCAGGGCGGGCCGCCGAGCTTGCGGTATTCCTCCGGCTCGAACGGCAGGAGGCCGAGCACGTGATCGACATAGCCCAGCATGGTCCGCGCGCGTCCCGGCCGCCATGCCCAGAGCTGCGGCGAGACGTAATCGACGATCGGAATTGCCGGACTGCGCGCACGCACGCGGCGGGCGACGCGATGGGTGAAATCGGGGCTGTCGATGATGACGAGTGCATCGGGCGCGGCCTCGGTCACAGCGTCGGCCGTCTCGCGGATCAGCCGCAGGATCTTCGGCAATTGCTGCACCACCGCGGCGAAGCCGACGATGGAAAGCTCCTCGATCGGAAACAGCGTCTCCAGCCCTTCGCGTGCCATGGTGCGGCCGCCGACGCCGACGAACTGCACGCCGTCGCCGAGGCGCTGGCGCAGCACCTTCATCAAGGCGCTGCCTAGCCTGTCACCGGATTCCTCGGTGGCGATCAGGAAGATCTTCCGCTTGGGATCGCGCGACTGCATCACGCCGGCAGGCCGATGACGAAGAGATATTTGGCGTCGGCAAGCGCGATCATCGCCTGCGGCTCGGCCGCAATGGTGTTGCCGGCGATGACGGCGATGCCGGCAAGCCCCGCGGCCGCGACGCGCTCGATGGTGCGCGGGCCGATCGTCGGCAGGTCGAAGCGCAGGTCCTGACCGCTCTTCGGCGCCTTCACCAGCACGCCGCGTCCCGTCGCGGCGCGAATGCGGCCCTCCTCGCGCAGCCGCGCCACGCGCGTGAGCAACGCGTCGGTGCCCTCAATATCCTCGACCGCCACCACATGGCCGTCGATCACCACGGCGGCCTGGCCGATGTCGAACGGGCCCAGCGCGGTTAGAACCGCACGCCCGCGCTCGATGTCGGCCTTGGCATTGTCGTTCGGCCAGGCACGGCTGATACATCCCTCAGGCATCAACAGATCAGGCGCGACATCCTTGATGCCGACCATGCGAAAGCCGTCCTGCTCGAGAAGCCGGCCGACGCCGGAGAGCAGATGATCGTCGCCGCCGCGAAAGGCGCGGATGACATTGCCGAGCAGGCGCAGCGTCTTGATGTCGAAGCGGATCTCGGACAGCGAGGGTCGCACCAGCGTGCCGATGAAGATGAGGTCGCGGCAGCCCTCCTCGCGGAACAGCCGCATCGCGCGGCCGAGCTGGCCGACCGAGATCCAGCGGTGACGGAATGGCTCCACTCGCGCAGGATCGCAGGCGCCGCGCAGCGGAAACAGCACGGGCGTAATGCCGCGCGCGACCAGCGACTCGGCGACCGCAAACGGCATGGCGCCGCCGCCGGCGACGATGCCGACCGGTGACGAAACCTCCGAAGCCGCCGATGTCATGCCCGCGGCCATCCGGGATCACCTCGCGATGGCTGGAAGACAGAGCGGGCGCTTGCCCTTGCCGATGAAGTCGAGGATTTCGGCGATCGCAGGGTCCTCGCTCGCGAGCGGTCGCGCCGCCTCCAGCCGCTCGGCGAAGGTGCCGGGGCCAAGGAAGAGCTTTTGGTAGAACGCGCGCACGGTCGCGAGGCGCTGCTTGGTGAATTTGCGCCGCTTCATGCCGATCAGATTGAGGCTCTCCAGCACGGCATATTGGCCGTTGACCAACCCGTAGGGGATGACGTCGTCGCGCACGCCGCATACGCCGCCGACCATGACATAGGGACCGATGCGTGTGAACTGGTGCACCGCGGACAGGCCACCGATGTAGACGGCGTCGCCGATCTCGCAGTGACCGCCGAGCGTTGCCGAGGTCGCGAAGATCACGTTGTCGCCAACCATACAGTCATGACCGACATGGCTGTTGTTCATGAAATAGCCGCCATTGCCGACGCGCGTCAGCCCGCCGCCCTTGATCGTGCCGACGTTCATCGTCGCACCTTCCCGGATGGTGCAGCCG
This genomic stretch from Bradyrhizobium daqingense harbors:
- a CDS encoding LpxI family protein, which codes for MTSAASEVSSPVGIVAGGGAMPFAVAESLVARGITPVLFPLRGACDPARVEPFRHRWISVGQLGRAMRLFREEGCRDLIFIGTLVRPSLSEIRFDIKTLRLLGNVIRAFRGGDDHLLSGVGRLLEQDGFRMVGIKDVAPDLLMPEGCISRAWPNDNAKADIERGRAVLTALGPFDIGQAAVVIDGHVVAVEDIEGTDALLTRVARLREEGRIRAATGRGVLVKAPKSGQDLRFDLPTIGPRTIERVAAAGLAGIAVIAGNTIAAEPQAMIALADAKYLFVIGLPA
- the lpxA gene encoding acyl-ACP--UDP-N-acetylglucosamine O-acyltransferase yields the protein MSKIDPIARVADGAVIGEGTEIGPYCIIGPNVVIGENCRLIGHVTVIGHTSLGDGCVISPFVVLGGAPQDLSYKGEPTRLEIGSGCTIREGATMNVGTIKGGGLTRVGNGGYFMNNSHVGHDCMVGDNVIFATSATLGGHCEIGDAVYIGGLSAVHQFTRIGPYVMVGGVCGVRDDVIPYGLVNGQYAVLESLNLIGMKRRKFTKQRLATVRAFYQKLFLGPGTFAERLEAARPLASEDPAIAEILDFIGKGKRPLCLPAIAR
- the lpxB gene encoding lipid-A-disaccharide synthase; translation: MMQSRDPKRKIFLIATEESGDRLGSALMKVLRQRLGDGVQFVGVGGRTMAREGLETLFPIEELSIVGFAAVVQQLPKILRLIRETADAVTEAAPDALVIIDSPDFTHRVARRVRARSPAIPIVDYVSPQLWAWRPGRARTMLGYVDHVLGLLPFEPEEYRKLGGPPCSYVGHPLIEQLGSLRPNTEEQARRNSEPPVLLVLPGSRRSEIRHHLAVFGAALGRLQAEGRAFDLMLPTMPHLEATIREGIANWPVKPQIVIGESERRAAFRTAHAALAKSGTVTLELALSGIPMVTAYRVGAIEAFILRRAIRVSSVILANLVIGKDVIPEYLQEDCTPEKLAPALAELLTDSPLRRQQVEAFARLDQIMSTGNKSPSVLAADIVLATMRKGRRTS